The following DNA comes from Meiothermus sp. CFH 77666.
CCGCTCGAGCTGTATCCCCAGGGCCAGATGGCCATGCTCAACCGCATCAATGCGGCTTTTGGGGTGGGGGCGGTGCTGGCGCCCTTGCTGATGGTCTGGCTGCCCTGGCGCGCGGGTTATGGGGTGCTGGCCGCCGTGGCCCTGGTGGGGGCTCTACTTCTGTGGAAGGCGCCCGCCCCACCTGCGCGAATGCGTAGCGCAGAAACAAAACAGCCTTCCAGACTGCTCCCCTTTGTGCTCTTGGCGGTGGTGTCGTATGTGGCGGTGGAGCTGGTGGTCTCGAGCTTCTCCGGCCTGTATCTGCGCCACCTGGGCTACGACCCCCGGCTGGTAGGGCTCTTGCTCTCGCTGTACTGGGTGGGGCTCACGCTGGGGCGCTGGCTGCTGGCCGACTTCATTGCGGCCCGTCCGCTGGTCCGGCTGGCCGGGCTGCACCTGGGGGCGCTGGTGGTGGCGCTGTGCTATTTTGTGCCGCCCCTGGCCTGGCTCTTCCCCCTGGTGGGGTTCCTGGTGGCCCCCACTTTTCCCACCCTCTACGCCTTCACCGAGCGGCACATCGGCTACGCTGGGCTGGCCTTCCTGTTCTACGCCGCAGCGGTGGGCGGTAACCTGATTCCGGCGGCCTTTGCCCTGGTGCCCAAGGAGGCCCTGGCCCTGGGTATGCTCCTGGTAGCGGGCTGGATGGCCGCCATGACCCACCTGCTCAGGAGTAAAGGTGAAGCTCAAAGCCCTTCTATTTGACCTGGACGGCACCCTGGCCGACACCGACCGCCTGCACGAGCAGGCCTGGCTCGAGGGTCTGGCGCAACACGGTATTAAGGGTGACCACGCCTACTA
Coding sequences within:
- a CDS encoding MFS transporter, yielding MRSRLTLGSALGLFMTGAIGAAVGAVIPQWQAEFGVSRELAWYFNLFFVGALLGIFLSSRMRVRHPWLPLALVAEGLGLLLIALTPQVGGVFLAALCLGLGVAVVNFHCNALPLELYPQGQMAMLNRINAAFGVGAVLAPLLMVWLPWRAGYGVLAAVALVGALLLWKAPAPPARMRSAETKQPSRLLPFVLLAVVSYVAVELVVSSFSGLYLRHLGYDPRLVGLLLSLYWVGLTLGRWLLADFIAARPLVRLAGLHLGALVVALCYFVPPLAWLFPLVGFLVAPTFPTLYAFTERHIGYAGLAFLFYAAAVGGNLIPAAFALVPKEALALGMLLVAGWMAAMTHLLRSKGEAQSPSI